TTTGTGACCATGTGTGTGGACCTgaggtttgtttggtttttacATCACGCTGCGAGTCGTCATAGTAGCCCGTGCTGTGCATGAGCTTGGCCTCTAACAATTGGCCCTAACGGCTAGCCAACATTAAATAATGGACAGAGATTGAACTCAACTGTACTGTTGTATTGCAGGTTTATACTGTAAACTTTATCTCCATGAAACTAAAGGGGTGTTAAAGGTTTAATAACTGAGAGAAAATTTCTGAGAAAGTGTAGTGTAGCCTTTGTTGtactaaaagtgtttttttttttgtttttgttttttttataaaaccatgtaaaacatttttctttctttttcttttctaaccTTTTTGCAACAATAATTGGTTTTCCCAATTATTAGGTCAGGTCTTCATAATAGTGACAAAGTAAataaaccttgttttttttctctcaagtGGTATCGCTCTATTCATATTATCATTGGGCACACATTCATGTAACTAAATATGTCTAGGTAAAAGTATAGAAAAGGTAAATTACTTACTGCTGGAGgtactgtgtgttttatagtaAGTAgtaaaagagggaaaaaaacactccaGTCAATTCACCATTCTTCTGTCAGGAACCCAGGCTCTggttacattaaaaaatgacCCATAGTGTCAAAACGGGGTACATTTTTGGAGGCACTGCTGGGatagtttttctctttttttcccacatcttctagttttgtttttctctttttctaggTTAGCAGTGGATTTATTTTGCCCAAATACTAGAAGCttgcctttatttttttcacaatgTGGATCTCTCGCATACTTTTCAGTGGACTAGGGAGGACAGTGTTAGCTTGTCACGCGCCCATTGTTGAAGCCCGTCTGTCCAGGAGAAGACGAGTATGAAATCTGGATGGAGCAGGCAGCTCATGGTAAATGAGTGGCAACGCACTGAAGCTGTAAAGTTCGCTTACCAGGAAAGTAGAGAGTAACTTTCAGTTTTCTTATACCGTCTAGATAAACTTCTTCATAGAGTTTTCTTGAAGGGTGGAATTGATGCAGTCGGCATAAATAAACCTAGGAGGGAGCAGCTTGTATAGGGAGCTCTTACCAATGACATGGTTGCTTTTGTGGATAAGAATTACCCATACATTGAGGGATCCCCCTTCTTTCTCACAATTGATAAAGGAAATGAGAGAAGAGGAACATTGGGTAACTGCATCAGAATGTTAAAGCTTCTGTGACTTCTGCCCCTGACCGTCCCCTGCAGAAGATGCCTAGTCAGAAACAAGAAATTATGACTCGAGAGAATCCCCACAAGCCAAAAACTTCCAAATTACCTTTGCCTGGTGTCTTTTACTACAGCTGTGGTGAAGATGGTCATAAGTTGGAATGTGAAGCGCCTGAGGATCTcaggaaaataaatcagaagCTGATGAAAAGTCACTGCCTACAGGGAAATGGGGCACAGTGAAGGAACGGCACAGAGCTCCGGATGATACACTTTCCACTTATGGTTCATTTTCGCTTGATGCGCTTGATGATGGTTCTCAGGTCACTCTGTTGTATCACAGCTTTTATGATACGAAGCACCTTCCTCTTCAGCCGGTGGAAAATCTTGAGATTTGGGCTCTTAGCACGCACAAATATCCGTAAGATGTGTATTATCTCACAAACTTGAGTTTACTGAAAGTGTGGCTGGAGTTCATCAGGTGTTTGACATGCTCACAATTGTATATCCAGACCCTATGTCTAGGGAAGGGATAGCTGTTTTGGTAGGGACCAACACTAGCTTAGTGAGAAGGCTGTCTTGTCGCAAACAGGCTGGGGAGATGTTCTTAAACATGTTGACCATACATTCTGTGAATCGAGAGGCTTTTGAGACAATTCAACAAACAGATGTGTCACACAGTGATTCCAAAAATATGGAACGGTTTAGTTCGTGAAGAATACTCCTGTCTTGAAGCCAGGTCAGGTTATGCAACTTCCAGGTCTACCTAAGTTCCAGTATCAGATGAGTGAGTCGTTGTTGTTAGTAGATAGAGTGGACGTTGATGATGCATTTACTGCCAATTTACAGgcagtggtgtaaagtaacAAATTACAAATACTCTCGTTATGGTAACTAATTCGTTTTTCTCAGGAATTGTACTTTATTAACTAGTTTAAAAACAGTGCAGTTTTACTTTTACCTGAGTACATTTATACTGCTGTACCAGTACTTTTACTGCCCTATTTTTCCTCAACCTGCCATCGCTActttgtatgtttattttttcctgtcAACGGTGATTGGCTAAGCAGAATAATCAGTCCCATGATTCCCGTTCATAGAAAACTTGCatcagacagactgatagactgAGATTGAtcatggaggaggaggatggagaaAGTGTGGTGGATGTTTCAACATGCAACAGCTCAAATACAGCACTTCAGCATCCTTGGCCACACCTAAAGGTGCTTTTTGCAGTGAAGGCAAAGAAGGGCAATTGTGTCATCATGTCATGTCAGCTTTGCCTGCCTGGACCAGCTGAGATATCTGTGATCAAGAGTTCAACACAACATATTCAAGTTTTGAATATCTGCTAAGTGTCATATCTTGAAtatgttaaatatgttaaataaaagtcAAAAGATGAAGTAACTTTTACCGAACAATGACGTTTTTGATGACATGATCAAATGGCGACCAGCGTGAGAGGTGCAAACATGTCTGCAGTGTAGAAGCATTAAAAGTGTCAGAAGATGAAAAAATCATCACAAGCAGTGACTGAGAGACTAAATCGATTGCACATCATTGATGAGAAGAGGGAGGGGGGATGGTGATGTTGCTGGTTACTGTATTATGACTGAAATCGCGAAATGGCCTTAAACAATTAGGAACTGCAGAATGTTAGGTTTTCGAACACATGCACAAATTGCATGTATTCTATCAGAGCTGCATGAGCTCGAGGTGCCATCTGCTGCACACCCCTAGCTTGTTAGCCAGGGTTCAAAGTGCAATAAGTGTTAAAGGCAGGAAAGGTGATTTTGGTTCAAAAACTTTTTTGTTATGGTGGTTGAAAGTCTCTAAACATCCCAATAGCAATCACTAAGTTAAGTGGTCGAaatttttatatgtatttacatcACCTGTGTGCGGTCCGAGGATGACGATAGGCCGTCTTGCCTACCTGTTACAATATGTATTTGCATACATGATACATCATCAGTGCATTGCATTCCAGCAAGAATGAAAGATGTTATTAGTGTAATATTCTGTGCTTTGTATTGTAATGAAATCATGTTTTTAAACCATGCTTATTTTTTTCAATGATGCAAGCAAAGGTTTTTATCAGTGGCTccagatttttacatttttacagaaaaaacatCCTTAAAAATTAAAGCAGTACAATGAATCTAATCCATACAATGCAACCTAGCTGTGCAGTTATGTCCAGACCAAGTGTGAAGCTGAGAATTGAGGAAGCAGctgcaaagattttttttaaaaatcacagcTGAATTGGCAAAAGTCAGCTATACAGGTACCACTACTGATTGTTGGACAGCACAACAAAGGAGTTACATCAGTGTAACGTTCACATTCACTATTTTGACTATAATTACGATTAGATTAATAATATCCAGTCCAGAAATTGTTGATTCACTTTCAGTTcagaacaaaaagaaatcaCGCAAAAAGTAGAACAATTACAGAAGAAGCCTTTTGTAGAAAGTGCACAAGGTTAAATGTTAAGGGGTAAAGCACCACAGATGACATCAGAGAAACAGACAACAATGATCTTCTGTATATTCTTTAAAGTTCAAACCACCCAAATGTTTTTACAGCTGCATTACGATAAACATCTTTGCACAGATCTACTTCTATAAGGTCGTATCAACTATATAATGTAAGTTCATTATCGGTGAAAAAACTCCGTTCCACAGTGCAGGAGCTGGGAGAAgagctctctcactctcaccttcagAGTGATGAGCTACAGATTGTAAGCAAGAAAAGCTTTGCTCTAAGTTTTGTTTTAGGATTAATACATGATGGCTTGCAGCACTGATTCTCAATAAGTGTTCTGGTAACATTTTTGTGTTAGTTGCCGCAAACAAGTGCTCTTTACAATCATagagcaaaaaataaagaatgaaattCCTGCATCCTGTAAATGATGATGCTCCAACATATTGACTTTGTCAAACCTGACCCAAATCATGATAAGTAGTTGATGCAGAGGGGccatcagacataaagaacaagcaagatttatttctgaaatCTCTATAGTATGTCAATGTTTGAGAAGCATTTTTTTTGGCTGTGAGGCAAGCAACATTGCAGGAAAAACAATAAGACAAAAGTCTGATACAGGTTTAATTACATCACAAAGTTAGTTATAtggagattttttaaaaatgttttaggaGTTTGAGCAAAAGCAAGAGGCTCACAACACCCTGCTGTGGGAATTTGAAGAGATGAAGGAGGAGTTGACACTCAAAGAGGAAGTGTTGAAGGTAAATATCTTGTGAAACCATGACTGCTTTTGTAGGTTCTTTATGTGTCTTTATATATAGTTAAATCTTGGGAAAAATTAGTTTTATTGTTCCCCAAAACAATTAAAGTATCTGAGATTCAGTGTTGTAGTAAACAAAGCTGGTTTTGTTGAACTTGTAGGTGTCTCTGGCTGAAGTGGAGTTAAATCACCAGAAGGCTCTGGAGtccatcagtcagctggaggatgAGAAGTCAGAGCTGACGAACCTGGTGAAAAAACTGCGGTCCACAGTGCAGGAGCTGGGAGAAGAGCTGTATCACTCTCACCTTCAGAGTGATGAGTTTGAGGAACAGCAGTAGGCTCACACCGCCATCAAAGTTTGAGCAAATGTACAGAAAGGATctaaaacaataaatgaaatTGTTCACTcttttttattgtcatgtgtgtccttctgtgttttcttgtgCTACAGTAGAGGGATTTAGCCTCCATGGACATGGACATTCTTTTTCTACAACACTGCCACATGCCAGGCTGTTTGAACACAAAGGGTCCACTTGGTGCAGTAATGCAGCAATCTTAACATTCTTCCAAATGTGAACAGATGTAAAATATCTCCTCTAATATGGAATCAAATAAAATGCTCTTTCTAgggacattttcatttttgaattagttgaattaaataataaaaaactttgTATTGGGCATTGTGGCAGGCATAATGCAGATTACATCATGAAATTCAATACAGTGATGACTGAGGTATATATATGTGCTGTATCACATTTGATAAGCATATTTTCAACACAATTTtactaaacatactgtataaaacaTGATGTACTTTATTGAAGCAACCAATAATTACTCATATTGTTCATACTGAACTATCACTAAAATTATAAATGCTATTATACCATAAACCCATAGTAAACACGGTGTTGTTTACTATGTTGTCTTTCAGATATTTCTGTGTAAAACATTTTGAAAACCATTCATCATTTTCCTTCCACTTCATAATTATGTGCCACTTTGTGTTGAGTTCTTATCTTAAGTCCTGTCTCTCTGATAAAGTATGGACAAGAAATTACCTGGTTACTTTCACCTTAGCAGTTATTATAACCCCATAGTAACAGCAGTTATTATAGTAACCCCATAAAATGTAGTATTTTTTCAGCAAACTGAGCCAACTTAAGAAAAGGGCTTATGGCTAAGTCTGTTTTTGACTAGAGTCATGTCTCAGATGGCACTCCACATGGGTTTGAACAGCCGAGTGCTGAGGGAGGGAACGTCTCCGTCTCCGGCCGTAGCCACAGGGACTGATCTTGTGTAGTGGAGCGTTATTCATCCTGTTACTGAGCTGGCTGATGCGGTAGGCCAGATCATGTACTGAGCAGGTGAGCAGGTTACAACCTCTTTTCCCCCTTCTGTTTGGCTTATCACTGGGAAAAGAAAAGTCAGAAAGTAAAGGAAATGATTCTATATCGTGCTCTCCCAGAACATTCAAAATTTTAATCCACTGAGCCTGCTCCATTTTCATATAGTGTATTGTGGCATGTGTATCTTGCAGTGGAGTTACACAGCTGTTTGAATGCTTGTGTTGTACAGCTGATGAAAAACTGAATCAGCAAAgctttgtaatatatttttattgtgtggagtgtggagctattttttattgttgattTACCTCATCACTCACTTAATATCATATCTCATACTGCTGATTACTCTTATGCAATTCATGCACAACTTCAGAAAGCTTGTGTGAAATGTTGCTGATAAATCATCACTGTGACAAAGTAGGTAATTATTGTGAACTAAATAGCTACAATGAAGTTCATTCATGTCGTAAAGTGATGACTTATTTTACGCTTTTTTTGTTGAAAATCTGATATTCTTTGAATGTAAAATTGTTGCTGTGCTATGACCCTATTTTGTGTGCCAAAATCCAGACATGCTACTAGGGGAGAAAGGAATCCTACCTGCTCTGTGATATAGGTGTCCTCATATTCCTGTTCTCTTGCTGAGCGAGGTGTTCTACTGAATCTTCTAATCTCCTTTTAAGCACGTACAGATCCCTCTTCTGCAGTGCCATATTCAGTCtggcacacaaacaccagcagaaaCTTACCGGCATCAGAATTGCAAATTTGTAATTTCGAAAGGTGagacagattaaaaaagtgaTGGTGTTTAGACATACTTCTTTTCTCTGTCAGATTTAGAAAGAGGTGTTGCACTTATAGCACAAGACACGAAAGCAGCCAGCGAACACCAAATCAGAATTCTCTGAGAGACtctcttcattttttatttttgacctgCAGAAAGAGTTCAGGTTATTGTGGTAGTTTATGAATCACAAAataatgcatttctgtaaaaattGAACAGTTTCCAAGATATAAAAGATGAAGTCAATGTCTTTGACATGATGATGAATGCTGGATGTCTTTCCAACTCAAACCCATTTAGGCTTGACCTTTAAGGAAAAGCCAAAACATTCAACTGATGATAATCATGTCTGATTAGCATTGCAAGAAACGTACCTGAGAATGAAGCTTTGTTCTTGAGCAAAAATTAAGAAATGTACTCCTGACTTCTCAACGCTCATTGGTTGGTCTAGAGAAATAGGAATAcctaaataatgtgtgtgtgtgtgtgtgtattaaaaaatgATACAGCTGTGACACTAGTCTAAAAGGCAAATCAGGGAGCCTTTTATACTTTACAGAGAGTGGGAGGAGGCGGGTGACAATCAGCCAAATCCTCAACCTTACATGTGCAGACATAAGAATGATTTCCCAGCATcattaacaataaatacaaaaaaatacaagaaatatCTCAAGAAATATGttataatacatatttatagTATGTTTTCTTCTATACAGTAAACACATCATAATGTTTGTGGCTACTGTAATATTCCAGATGTACTCTAGATACCTAAATGCTAATATTTCATAAATCCTTAATATTCATACGCTGGTTATCTTACAGTTGGAAATTGGAATAATGACTTATCACCTGCAGTTCAGCTTCCTAGATAATTTAGTGTAATGTGGTTTTATCCAGAAAAACAATTGGACATACTGTTCTTGCTGTTATGTGTATTAAAGGTATgacataattattttattttccttggtCTCTAACCAACTTATTAATGTAATTGTTTTGCACTGACTTTCAATAGGTGTTTGGTTATTCTTAAAAAGCTGTCATATTCTGTAAGTGTCTTTTCTAttgtaatatttatgtaataCACAGACTTCTCAGTTCATTTAAAGAGAATGTCATGGTTcagaatattatttatataaaataaaatttattatgCTATGCTTTGACTTTGACTGCACTGTTATTTTAGGACACGTGCTTCCAGTAAGAGTTCTTGTGATGCTTGTTATTGCTCACAAGCTTTCAGCCTAGTGTTTAGATGCAGTGTTCCAGTACACTGGCTTTAGTGACCTCTTCTGTCACATTGTAGTGGAATTGCAAATATGCCTGACTATGGTGGTGACTATGGTAACATCACGTTAGGCACCTCACGAGTCCCTGGAAATACCGCAATCAACTGATCAAATGGTTTGTACGTGCTGAGAGTGTTGCTTGATGCTCTGAGGCATTACACAACATccataaatgatttttaaacaaCCTCCAAAATGACTTTTCACATTAAGGTACATAAACTGAAAATCGTTTCTCATTACACTGGATCCTTTCAAGAGGCATCTCTGAAGACATATATTACATTCCTTTCAGCAATAATCAGGCAGTTGCTGGTTGAATTATGTGGCCTGCTGTGGCCAGGCTCACTTCGTAGCAGCTGAGAGTGTAATGTGCAGAGGCTTATGTGTAAACAGTGTCAATACTCACCATGTTTCTCTGTGAATAAGGtaataaatgacttttttttgatGTAGCGTTAGAACATGTGACAGGTAGAATTCACTTGTGCTTGTGCTCTGATTTAGCATGATTGAATGATAGTGGTCAAGGATAAAAGCCAAGATCATTGTAACAAGTAAGCAAGCACTACGCTTCCATTCATACATTAGTCATTTCCCTGTTATTAGCATCATCGTTATTCTAAAGAATGTTGTTTGTAAAATGGCATCTTATTACATGATTAACATCAACAGGATGTGAGCGTTTTTGAAAAATATGAAGAGTTGACTGTAAAGTCGATAAAGTTTGTGTTCATTGTGAAGGAATTCATCCATGAGGCATCCACACACAAATTCTGAAACCATTTCATTCAGGCTAATTCATTGCAAACGTTTATCTAGCTGATAATGATTAATGATATTTGCATTCCATTAAGATTTCGTAAAATTCCATTAAAATCTTGTTTACTCCATTGTTATTGTGCTCCCTGAACTTTTACTGTTATTACCTGCACGTTCAGTGACGTACATCACTTTCCTTCTGTAATGTTCGCACATTGTGCTACATGTAACATTGCacatcatattttattatttctttttattccgattcattcatttttctaaaCCTATTTTCTTAAACTTAATTTGTTTATGTGCAAACTCTATGAAGGAGTAGGccatgtttttatttcacagcAAGTATAACTGTGTACTTGACTaataaaatcttgaatcttgaatctagcTATTTAGAGTGTTTGTTGTAAtggtatttacaaaaaaaacaaaacaaaaacaaaaaacagatagCCTGTGAAAGCAGACTGCTTGCACTAGAAAGGATATGAAAAAGGATATGTGCTGAAATTTTATGCATGAAATGTCAAGCCAGGATTCTAGGAAATATGAATAAGACTCCCTGCAACCTCGCTTCACTTAGCCTTTATTTCTGCTTTGGGGAAGTGGCCACTGCTACTGATGCCCTAGTCTGATTAAACAAGGCAAATATAAAGGCAGTCAAgatgatttatttatgatttgatGGTTTAGTCCCGGATTTCTCTGTCACTGTTTACAGTAATAGCAACAGCAACTGCAGCATTGCAGGAGTGGGTggattttatgaattttttgtCCATACATATAAGAAATCACAATGTGGCATACTATACCTGTCAACTATTTTATAAACATTCACACTGGAAAATTAGACTTTAGGATAGGATTTCTCAACTATTTTTGTCTGCTTgagtttattaaaattattggacaaatttacattatttgtGTTGCTTAGAGAAATAAGAATAGAAAAAGAGTGCATGGATAAATTTAAGTACAGTAATCAGCTGTATTCCTAAATCTATTAGCACAAACTTGGAGTGAAACACAATGCCatcatctgtatctgtttaattCCAATAATATTCATATCTGTTTTTGGATTTGGATTTAAAAGAGAGGTGGCATGacatttacagaaatgtttatatatatatatatatatatatatatatatacactaccagtcaaaagtttggacacaccttctaattccatggtctttcctgatgtttatttctttctacattgtaaaacaatgctgaaggcggccgaaatacacaataatctcgtttgaacagttgatattgagatatctTTAGATATTGATGCTCTGAtgctgtaaagccttcataacggctctaatctgaggtgctgttaattggtgatttctgaggctggtaactctaaatgaacttctcctctgcagcagaggtaagttttggtcttgctttactgggatggtcttcatgtgagccagtttcatcatggtgcttgatgggttttgcaaatgcacttgacaatactgttcttgcaagaactattccagaacacctgaccttcgtgtcttaaaataacaactgactgttttttgttgtcattacatatggattacttaagtccatgtgtgttatttcatagttttgaaatctccagtattgttctagaatgtagaaaataaatccctaaacaaaaaacattgaattaaaaggtgtgtccaaacgtttgactggtagtgtatgttaaCCCTAACACTGTGCCCTGGAAAacattgaaaataaaaacattttttaattcacaaaaaaatgcattttgcaGAATTAGACGTCCATCCTGTTTCTGGAGAGCTTTTTGTCTTCTATTTAATGTAACTGTCAGGGTTATGGACTTGTTTTGGCCACAAGGGGCTCTCATTGTGCCCCTTTTTTTAAGCTTCCTGTCGTTTAATCAGTTGTTATTCTCACCAATGACCAGGTTCCTGTGAGGGTGTTTTAGCCTGCTGtttccttttctgttttctttgcaTGTTGTGCTGATTTTTGTGAAGATTCTTTTCTTCAGCTTTTGTGTTGAATATTCGTGAAGCCTgttttctttgatttttttttgtgttggttTTTGTGAAgcctcatttttcttctttagctTTTGGATGACTTTTAAATAGACTCCTTGTAATCGTTTATTTATGCTGCCACTTGGGGCTGGTTTGTGTCCCATTATACACAAACTAGCCCCAGTTCATTTTCTTTGTTACAGCTACAGTACCACTTTAGCCATTTTTCTggattcaatttttttttttttttttgggatccGTTAATGAGACATTTAAGCTTATTTCCTGCCTGTTCTCATTTTCTCCACATTCCcctgtaacagtaacagtggcGGAATAAGTAAACcaattatgttttaaaaaatctaccTCTTTCTCAAATCAATAAACTTTTGTTTAGAGTACAGTACAACAGCCATCAAATACTATATGCTACAACAGCTTAATATTGGAAGAGAAATTCCCTGACAGTTTGtattcaccaaaaaaaaaacctttcataaATGGTTATGGTTATTTGTCATATAATCatgaaaatatttgtttatcaAAATTTGATGATTCCCAGAACAATCCCACCACAAATAACAAAGGGAAATCAAATGATAAAGTTGTGGAAATGTTCTGGCTTTTTTGGGATACTATAGCACAGCATATTTGCTTGAGCAGCCTTCCCTACTGACAGAACTGATGATTTAGCAAATGTCACTCCTTCTGAACAATCAGATTCCATCATATAACA
The sequence above is drawn from the Hemibagrus wyckioides isolate EC202008001 linkage group LG04, SWU_Hwy_1.0, whole genome shotgun sequence genome and encodes:
- the LOC131352243 gene encoding pro-adrenomedullin-like gives rise to the protein MKRVSQRILIWCSLAAFVSCAISATPLSKSDREKKLNMALQKRDLYVLKRRLEDSVEHLAQQENRNMRTPISQSSDKPNRRGKRGCNLLTCSVHDLAYRISQLSNRMNNAPLHKISPCGYGRRRRRSLPQHSAVQTHVECHLRHDSSQKQT